The window TAGTAGACGATGTGGACGAAGCGATGGAAAGGTTTGGAAGGGGCGCCATTGTTTACACCGGCCCGATATTCGGGCCCAAAATGATGGCAGCCGGCCATCCGGCGGCCGAATTCGAAGCCCAGGTACTGAACCGCTTTGATCTGGATCTGGATACGTTCAAACGCCTCAGGGCCCCCGGCGCCAGACGCCAGGCCGTCCTGCGCGTCGACGATCTAACGGTACGATCAGAGCAAAACGGCCTGGAACTGGCGTTTACCCTGCCGCCGGGCGCGTATGCCACCATGATCACGCGAGAGTTCATGCGTCCCGCCGGGTAGTGCCTGGCTTTATTTCATGGGTAAAATGGGATAAACATCCAAACCGACGGCATTGACACCGTCACCGTTTGCAGCGTGGCTGTGGGCCTGCTCGGGCGGGCACCGCGGCTTGGGTTGGGTCGCAACGGCGCGGTTCTGTAAATTTCTCCACAGGGTGGACCGGAAGGAACACATATGGCGTCACTGAGCCGCTGGGTCATCTTCCTGGCCGCTTTTTTCTGCATATACGGCTCGCTTCATCTCTATATCCTGATCAAGGTGAGGCGCGCCCTCTATCTCGACAGGTGGAGCTACATCCTGTTGGTGGTGGTCTTGCTGTTTTTGATGACGGCGCCCATCAATGCGAGAATGCTCACCCAGGGATACCCGATCTTTTCTCTGGCGTTGACCTGGATCGGATACCTGTGGATGGCCTACCTTTTTCTTTTTGTTTGTCTGGCCATTCCTCTGGACCTCTATCATTTGATCGTCAGCGGGCTCCAACAGTTTTTCAATGTGGATTGGACCAATATCATGATGCTGCGGCGCAACAACCTCGCCCTGGTGGCGATCTGTGCGGGCGGCGTGATGATCTATGGCGCCTACGCGGCCTACCATGTCCGCATCGAACAGGTAGCCCTCAGCAGCGACAAAATCCCGGACACGGTCGACAGGGTGCGCCTCGTGCAGATATCCGATCTTCATTTAGGGCCGATGCTCTACCCCGGGCGCCTGCATCCGATCCTGGCGGCAATACGCCAGGCACAGCCGGACATCCTGGTTTCTACCGGCGACCTGATCGACGGGCCGTTCCGAGGGGAACAGGAAATCGCCGCGGCGTTGCGCGCCCTGCCGGCCAGGATCGGCAAATTCGCCGTGAGCGGCAACCATGAGCATTACTTCGGCATCGAAAGATCCATGGACTTCACGCGGGCAGCCGGTTTCAAGCCACTGCGCGGCGAGCGCGCCGATGTCGGCAACGGCATCGTGCTGGTCGGGGTTGACGATACCCTGGATGGGCACCCGAACAGTGGAAAAGAAAATGAGCTGCTCTCCCGCATATCCCCGGAACAATTTTCGGTATTGCTCAAACACCGCCCCCTTTTCGATGGGAATCGAATCGGTTACTTCGACCTGCAGCTCTCAGGGCATGCCCATAATGGCCAAATTTTCCCGTTCACCCTGGTTGTCAGGTTTATTTATCCCATGTCAGACGGCCTCTACCACATCGCCGAAAAGCATTACCTGTACGCCAGCAGGGGAACCGGCACGTGGGGTCCACCGATTCGCGTCCTTGCCCCCCCCGAAATCACGATCATCGACCTGCTGCCGGCAAAAAGCGGCAAGTCTGTGGCGAAGCCCCGGAAAACAGATCAATAAACAGCCGGATCGACAAGCAGCAGATTTGACAAAAGGCAGGCGTGGGCATATGGTGCGGCCGTTGCGAGCCGGAATACGACCGCCATGTAACGTGGGCCGACTGGCCGAAGAGCCGTACTAAAACAACATAGGGCAGCCCTTAAATGCAGATGAACGAAACGAACAACGATTTCTGGCAGAGCCATTCGATGAAGTTCCTCGAATGCGCGTTTCGCGCCGATCGTCAAGAGACCGTACACCGGGCTGACGGACATGGTAAAAAAACCGGCGAATGCGGTGATACCGTGGAATTTTTCCTCATGGTAAAGGATGACCGGCTGCAAACGATCTCTTATGCCGTCAATGGATGCATGAACACCAACGCATGCGCCAATGCCGTCATCGACCTGGCGGAAAAACGCCCGCTGGACGAGGCATGGGACATCACCCCCGAAATGGTTTCCGGATACCTGGAGACACTGCCCCAAAATCACTACCACTGCGCGGAACTGGCTGTCGGCGCATTTTATCTCGCCCTGGCCGATGCACGGCGAAGCCTTCAACACGCATGGAAAAGCAAGTACCGCTAAACGGGACTATCTAAAAAACCGGGATCGGAAGGGCTCCCGCCTCACCCGCCAACAACCCGCCGGCTGGCCATCTCTTTTAGAGCATCCTCGGCTGTGCCGTTACCCCCTTAAAACAAAGGCAAATTCGCTACAGCCGACCACAAAACCCCACCCCGTTTATTCTTGACATGAGATACCATCTTGACTATAGGTCGGTCTTTAATTCGGTTGACCATCTTACAACAGGGAAGCGCCGCCAGGGCCTTTTGTATCGAGCTTGGAAGCAGGGCGAGGAAATTCGCTTCCACAATTCTGGAATTGAGCCCCATGGAATTGATCGCGCAGCTGGAAAAACAAAAAGATGCATTGACCCAGAGCTGGTTTGAACGGGTAATCAACACCTACCCTCCCGAAACGGCCCATTTTCTGGCTAAGCAAAAAGACCCCTTCGCAAATCCGGTCGGTCAGACCACCTACCGGAGCCTGACCATCCTGGTCGATCTTCTCGGGCAAGGACTGGATAGAGAAGCCGCCCGGGATGCCCTCGACCCGATTATCCGCATCCGCGCCATTCAAAGTTTTACGGCCTCCCAGGCCACGGGTTTCGTTTTCGATCTGAAGCAGGTTATCCGCAAAAAATGTACCGTGAAACCCACCGACGCCGATCAAATGGACCACATCGACCACCTTATCGACCAGCTTGCGCTGATTGCATTTGATCTTTTCATGCAATGTCGTGAAAAAATTTACGATCTGAAAGCCAATGAAACCAAGCAACGCACGTTCAAGGCGTTTGCAAAAGCAGGTTTGATAAAGGAGCCGGAGGATGATTGAACCCGGTCCCACCAGGCAATTGAACGAACGTATGATCTCCGGGATCGAAAGATGCCCGGAGCGGACGTCGCTCAGTTGCCTGATCAGTTTTAAACCCTTTTCATATAGCGGGCCCCGACCATTGTTTCGGGGTCAAAAGTGAGGTGCGGGTAGATGAATAAATTTTACATGTCATCACTGCTGGCGGTATTCGTGCTGGCCCTGATCGCCTGGGTGGGTTCCTTGGGTCTACCCTGGCTTTTCGGGATTGTCTTGCCGTATCTGGCCGTCCTGGTTTTCATGGTGGGTGTCGCAAGGCGCATGATGGGCTGGGCGCGGTCGGCCGTTCCCTTTGCCATTCCCACCACCTGCGGTCAGCAAAAGTCTTTGGACTGGATCAAACCGGCCCGAATCGACAACCCCTCGACCAAGTTCGGCGTTTTCATCCGGATGGCTCTGGAAATCCTGACATTTCGTTCACTTTTCCGCAACACCCGCATGAAGCTGACCCATGAGGGGCGGTTCAGTTACAACCTGGAGATCTTCCTCTGGGTGGGCGCCCTGGCGTTCCATTACGCCTTTCTGGTCACCGTGCTGCGCCACTTTCGATTTTTCCTGGAACCGGTCCCCTGGTGTCTGCAAATGCTCGAAAGCGTGGACAGCTTCTTCCGGGTGGAAATCTCATATGATTTGATCCAGTTCGGACTTCCGGGCATCTACCTGTCAGGTCTGGTTCTGCTGGCTGCCGTGACCTATCTCTTCCTGCGGCGCCTCTTTATCTCCAAAGTCAAATACATTTCCCTGGCCTCGGATTACTTCCCCCTCTTTCTGATCATGGGCATCGCTTTCACCGGCATCCTGATGCGTTACTTCACGAAGGTGGATATCGCGAATATCAAGGAGCTCACCATGGGATTGGTGACGTTTCACCCCACCATCCCGGAGGGCATCAGCCCACTGTTCTACATTCATCTGTTTTTTGTCAGCGTGCTGCTGGCCTATTTCCCCTTCAGCAAGCTGATGCATATGGGCGGCGTCTTCCTGAGTCCCACACGCAACATGACGGCCAACACCCGCGAAGTCCGCCACGTCAACCCGTGGAACTACCCGGTGAAGGTCCACACTTACGAGGCCTACGAAAACGAGTTCCGCGAAAAAATGGTCGAAGCCGGATTGCCGGTGGACAAGATGCCGGAACCCACGCCTGAAGAACCGACCGCGGAAGAGGAAAAGGAGTAAACGATCATGGCAGATGAAACACCCAAAGCCGAAGATTTTTTGGCTCAAATAGATCATCGTCCGCCCGCCAGACAGTGGATGGACGTACCCACCGAAATCCGCAAGGGTATGTACTGTTATGCGGCCAATCCTAAAAGCGTCGAATACCTCGGCCTGCCCAACGCACGGCAGTGGAACCCCATTGAAGACGACTGGCAGCTTCCGGACAACTGGCAGCAAATCCTACATGAAGGCTTCAAGGAGCGCCTGGAACGGTTTCGCTCGGTCAAAGTCTTCATGGACATTTGTGTGCGCTGCGGGGCCTGCGCCGACAAGTGCCACTTCTTTCTCGGCACCGGCGACCCCAAGAACATGCCGGTACTTCGGGCTGAACTCCTGCGCTCGGTCTACCGCAACGACTTCACCAAAATGGGTAAACTGCTGGGCCGCCTGAACGGTGCCCGCCCCATGACCGCCGAAGTGCTCAAGGAGTGGTGGTACTACCTGTTTCAATGCACCGAATGCCGGCGCTGTTCCGTGTTCTGTCCTTACGGCATCGACACAGCCGAAATCACCATCTTCGGCCGAGAACTGCTCAACCTGCTCGGCCTGAACATCGACTGGATCGCCACCCCAGTGGCCAATTGCTACCGCACCGGCAACCATCTGGGCATTCAGCCCCACGCCTTCAAGGACATGCTCGATTTCTTCGTCGATGACATCGAAGAGATCACCGGCATCCGGGTGGAACCCAATTTCAACAAGAAGGGCGCCGACATCCTCTTCATCACGCCATCGGGTGACGTTTTCGCCGACCCGGGGACCTACTCCTGTATGGGGTACATGATCCTGTTTCATTTCCTCAAGGAGAAGTACGGACTGGACGTAACCTGGAGCACTTACGGCAGCGAGGGCGGCAACTTTGGCTTTTTCACCTCCCACGAGACCATGAAACGGCTCAACGCCAAGATGTACCTCGAGGCCAAGCGCCTGGGCGTCAAATGGATCCTGGGCGGCGAGTGCGGACACATGTGGCGCGTGATCCACCAGTACATGGACACCATGAACGGCCCGGCCGACTTCCTGGAAGAACCGGTCAATCCCATCACAGGCACCAAATTCGAAAACGCCAAGTCGACCAAAATGGTGCACATCGCCGAATTCACCGCCGACCTGATCAAACACGGCAAGCTCGATCTGGATCCGAAGCGCAACGACAACAAAATCATCACCTTCCACGATTCGTGCAACCCGGCCCGAGGCATGGGCATGCTGGATGAGCCGCGCTACGTGATCAAAAATGTGGCCAACCACTTCTATGAAATGCCGGCCAACACGATCCGCGAGCAGACATTCTGCTGCGGCAGCGGATCGGGACTCAATGCCGGCGAGAACATGGAAGAGCGCATGGCCGGCGGTTTGCCACGGGCCAACGCCGTCAAATATGTCCACGAGAAATTCGGCGTGAACATGCTGGCTTGCGTTTGCGCCATAGACCGGGCCGCGCTGCCCCCGTTGATGGAATACTGGGTGCCGGAAGTGGAAGTGACCGGCCTGCACGAACTGGTGGCCAACGCCCTGATCCTGCCGGGAGAACAAGAACGAACCACGGACCTGCGCGGCGAGCCGCTGCCGGGAATGGAGGACGCCGATGAGTAAAAAATGGATCGTAATAGGCTTGATTATCTTCCTGGGCCTGTTCGCTTCCCCGTTTTGGTACAACTTGCTGGTCAAAATGGGAACCGCTGCCCCTGCGCCGGAAGTGGTGCTGACCGAGAAGGCAAAGGTGGCCAAGCAGTGCGTCATGCCCACCGACTTCATGAAAACCGAGCATATGCAACTGCTCGATCTTTGGCGGCTCAAGGTGGTGCGCGGGTTGGAACGCGAATTTGTCAACCCCGAGGGAAAAACCTTTGACATGAGTCTGTCGAACACCTGTCTGGACTGCCACAGCAACAAGGCGGAATTTTGTGATCGCTGTCACAATTATGCTTCCGTGCGACCCTATTGCTGGGATTGCCATATCGATAACCCCCAAGGAGAGATGAAATGAAAAGCAGCCGCAGAAGCTTCATGAAAATGGCGGGCATTGCCGCTTTGGGGCTTGGCGCTCAGCCGGCGATCAAGGCCATCGCACCCGCCGCAGAAGGACATGGGACCGAGATGCAATTCCACAAAGGTCCCAAAGCACTGACCGCCAAGCAATGGGCCATGGTGATCGACACCCGGCGTCTTAAAACCGCCGCGGACCTGGAGCCGATCATCGAGGCGTGCCATTCGGTCCACAATGTGCCCCATTTCACCGACAAACACCACGAAATCAAATGGATATGGGAAACCCATTTCCACAACGCCTTCCCTGGCAGCGCCAACCGTTTCACCAGCGAAGAGGTCGAGCATCGTCCCTACCTGGTGTTGTGCAACCACTGTGAAAACCCGCCTTGCGTCAGAGCATGCCCGACCAAGGCCACCTTCAAGAGGGAAGACGGTATTGTCGTAATGGACATGCATCGCTGCATTGGCTGCCGTTTCTGTATGGCCGCCTGCCCCTATGGCTCGCGTAGTTTCAATTTCAGGGACCCGCAGCCGTTTATCAAGGAAGTTAACCTGAAGTACCCGCGCCGCATGAAGGGTGTGGTGGAAAAATGCAATTTTTGCGAGGAGCGGCTGGCCGTGGGACAGATGCCGGCCTGCGTGGAGGCCTCCAAGGGCGCCATCGTGTTCGGTGACCTGGCGGATCCCGATTCCGAGGTGAGGCATGTGCTGCGTGAGAATTTCACCATTCGACGCAAACAGAACTTAGGCACCGAACCGTGCGTCTACTATATCGTGTGAGGTGGGTATGCTTGAATTAGCCATAAGAGGAAACAAAACGTATTGGACATGGATCGTGGCCCTGTTGGGTGTCATCGGAGCCGGATTCATCTTTTATCTCTGGCAGCTCCAGTTCGGATTGGGCATCACCGGCATGAGCAGGGATGTGTCGTGGGGTTTTTACATCGCCAACTTCACCTACCTGGTGGGCGTGGCCGCCGGAGGCGTAATGGTGGTGCTCCCATACTACCTGCACGACTATAAAGCTTACGGCCGCGTCACTATCCTGGGTGAATTTCTGGCCATCGCCGCGTTGATCATGTGCCTGCTGTTCATCATCGTGGATCTCGGGCAACCGATGCGCGGTTTCAACGTGCTGCTCTACCCCACGCTCAACAGCGTGCTCTTTTACGACGCCATGGTGCTCAACGGATACCTGCTGATCAACCTGATCGTGGGATGGAACGTGCTGGAAGCCGAGCGCAACGGGGTGCACTACCAGAAGTGGCTCAAACCGATCATCTACCTCTCCATCCCCTTTGCCGTCAGCATCCATACCGTGACGGCGTTTCTCTACTGCGGCCTTCCCGGCCGCGGATTCTGGTTGACGGCCATCCTGGCGCCGCGCTTCCTGAGTTCAGCCTTTGCCGCCGGTCCGGCCCTGTTGGTGCTGTTGTGCCTCTTCATCCGCAACACCACCAAGTTCGATCCGGGCAAGGAGCAGATCCAGAGCCTGGGCAAAACCGTGGCCTATGCCATCTGTATCAACGTGTTCTTCTTCCTCTGCGAAGTGTTCGTGGCCTTCTACAGCAATATCCCTGAACACATGGATCACATTAAATACCTGTTCGTGGGGCTTCATGGACATGGCGCCCTCGTGCCCTGGATGTGGTCCTCCATGGCGTTGATGGTGATCGGCATCATTCTCACGGTCAACCCGGTGACCCGCAAAAACGAAGCCACCCTGGCCGTGGCCTGTGCCGTGATCATCGCCGGCACCTGGATCGACAAGGGCCTGGGCATGATCTCCGGTGGTTTTGTGCCCAACCCCCTGCACGAAGTCAACGAGTATGCGCCCACTTTTCCTGAGATCGTCATCACCATCGGCGTGTATGCCATCGGCGCACTGGTGTTGACGGTGCTGTATAAAATGGCGGTGGGGGTCAAGGAAGAGGTGGAGCAGGGTTAACTTCTGTTTGATCCTGATCGTTCGATTGCAAAGGCCCGGCGGATTCTCCGCCGGGCCTTTTTGTTCGCTGTTGCCGGGCGACGATCAGTTTCTCCGTTTTTCTCGCAACCGTTTGAACCGGCGCCGTCGCCAGCGCCCTTTCCATTGAGCGAGCAATTCATAGTTGGCCGGGGTGATCAGCAGGGCCAGAAGTGTGGCACTGCACAAGCCGGTGACGAAGGCCGTAGCCATAGGCGCCCAGGAGATCGATTTGGAAGGGATGCCGATGGCCATGGGCAGCAGGCCCAACAGGGTGGTGACGGTGGTGATCAGCACTGGACGGATGCGGGCGGCGCAAGATTCCAATATGGCCTGCCGCAGCTCTCTGCCCGCACGCATGCGCTTGTTCATAAAATCGATGAGCAGGATCGTGTTGTTCACGGCCACGCCCGACAAGCCGATGGTGGCGATGAAGCTGCCGATGGTAAACAGGGTACGGGTCAAAAAGATGCCGTAGGCCACGCCGATAATGGCAAATGGCACCGCAGTCAGGATCAACAATGGCTGCAGATAGTCCCTGAATTGGGAGGCGAGCACCATGTAAATACCCAGCAAGGCCATGCTGAAGGCTATGGCCAGAGAGATGTAGGACTTGGTGGTAGACTCGAACTCACCCCCGAAAGAGACTGCCACCCCCGGCATTTGTGCGCGCAGCTGCTGGTAATGGGCCTGCACCTTATTCTGGACCAATGCCGGCGAAAGTTTGGATCCCGCTCGGATATCCGCGCTGATGGTGATGGTGGGTTTGCCCTGGTAGCGCGACCGCACATTGGGTTCCTCCACGATGCGAGCCGTCACCAGGTCCCTCAGATAGATGGGGGCGGCGCTGTCCTCGATGACGGGCACCGACAAGATGTCCAAAGGCGATGACAAGCTGGCACTGTCGCTGACCAGGTCATCTGAACGGGCCAGGCGCACCATCAAGTCCACCTCTTCATCCGCGGCCCTGAACGGCCCGGCCATATGGCCGTTGAGCACCCCGGCGGCGATGGCGGTAATCTGGGCCGCCGAAAGATTATACTGGTAGACCGCTTCCTGGCGGGGTTCGAACGCCACGGTGCGATGATGCACCGGACGATTGTCTCCCAGATCCACTAGATCGACCAGATCGCCGTCCTGCCGCATCGCGGCCAGCAGGCGACCGCTCGCCTCAATCGCCGACGCAATGGTTTCGGCCTGGACCCGGACATTGACGGGTTTGCCCGTGGGCGGTCCGTCGCCCTCCTCGAAAATCTGAACGGCGGGCCGCGCCGGATCACCGGTGTATGTCTCGGCCACATAGGCATTGATATGTTCGCGCATGTAACTCAGGTGCTGCATGGGATCGTTGGTAGGGTTGTCCGGGAAATCGCGCACCCGCTTTTCCGGGAGCGTCACCACGATCTGGCCGTAATTGGCACCATAATGGCGGACATAGTCCTGGTCTTCGTAATAGCCGGTGTAACCGGCCGTGGAATCGGCCTGCTGCGGCCCCAGGGAAATGATGAACCGTGAAAGGTCATGCACGATGGCATCGGTTCGCTCCAGGGCGGTGCCGGCCGGCGTCTGCAGGGTCACATGGTAGCGGAAATAATTGCCCGGGAAAAATTTCACCTTGATCAGCGGTGCGATGCCGAACATGGAGAGCAGCAGAATCGCCAGTGCCGACCCGAAAGCCAGATTGATACCGACCAATGCGGCGGCCTTGTGGTCGAGCACCCAGACGACGGCCCGGCGGTAGATGCGCCAGGTGGGTCCGAACAGGCCGCTCTGCAGATGGACAAAGGGCGCATCTTCGTCCTCGTGCACCGGCAGGGCCTCGGCATTTTTGGGACCCCAGTCGAAAATATGGATGGGCAGGATGAACAGCGCTTCGAGCAGGGAGGCGGCCAGGGCGTAGCTGACGGTTTTGGGAATGATGGCGAAGAAATCTCCCGTGCTGCCGGTCATGATCAGCATGGGCAGGAAAGCCAGGGCTGTGGTCAGGGCCGAACTGATCACCGGCAGCATCACCTCCGAGGCCCCGTCGATGATGGCCTGGCGCCTCGATTTACCCATCTGCATGTGGCGGAAGGTGTTCTCCACGATGATGACCGCATCGTCCACGAGAATGCCGGTGACCAGCACGAACGAGAAGATGCTGATCGTGTTGATGGTCACCCCGCTCAGCTTCATGATGGCAATGGCGCACAAAAAGGAGAAGGGGATGCCGATGGCGGCCAGCATGGCATTGCGAAACCCCAGGGAGAGCCACAGCACGAGCACGACCAGCGCCATTCCCAGGACAAGGTTGCCTCCCAGAATGCGGATCGAGTCGTTGATCTCAATGGTCGAATCGTTGGTGAACACGACCTGAAGGCCTTCATCGGCATGTACCTGCCCAAAACGGCGGGAGAGCGCCTTGACCTGTTCGCTGATGGCGACCGCACTGCCCTTCTCTTCCTTGGTCACCACCAGACGGACGGACGTATGGCCATTGACCGAGGGCACGGTGATCCGGTCCCGATAGTGCAGGCGGGCGCTGGTCACCAGGTCCCTGACGCGGACATAGTTGCCGTCCCCATCCCGGCGCACGATCACATCGAGCACGTCATCCTGACTGCGCAGACGGATGCCGGCATCGAGCATGTAGGCGGTGTCGCCGGTGCGAAACCGGCCCGAAGGAATCTTGGTGCTGGCCGATGATACGGCCTGAACCACCTGGCTGAAGGTGACCCCGAATCGGCGCAGGCGTTCCGGGTTGAGGGAGAGATGAAACTCATCTTCCGGCTCCCCTTCGATATCCACGTCCCTCACCGACGGCACGCTGATCAAGGTGGCACGGAGCTCCTCGGCATAGCGCTCCAGGCTCTGGGGCGGCAAATCGCCGCTGAGGTGAACGATGATCACCGGCATCCAGATGTTGGTATCGATCCATATGAAATCAGGCTCATCGACCCCCTGGGGAAGTTCGTCTTTGATATTCAGCACCCGGAAGCGCAACTCGTTGTAAAGCTCCTGGTAATCCGTGTCGTCGATGAACTTGACCTGGACCGAGGAAAAATTGCGATAGGAGTTGGACTGGACATACTCCACATCTTCCATGCTCTCCAGGGACTCTTCGATTTCACGGGTAACCAATTGCTCCACATCTTCGGCCGAGGCCCCAAAATATACTGTGTGAATGAAGACCTTGCCGATATCGACCAGGGGCAGGTTCTCGGTGGGATTGGTGAGCAGGCTGAACACCCCGGCTACAACCAGGATGACGAAAAAGACATTGATGAAAACGGTCTGCTTGAGGGTGTATTTGACGACCGTGGGCATCATGGGGATCTGCAGCTTCCTGAAAGGGTTAGATGCTTATTTCGCCGGCGGTGACGCTCCCTGCCGCAAGGCCATGCCCGGTTTCAAAATCCCGTGGTCGGCGATCAACACGTGATCGGCGGTTTCCCCCATTACGACGACGGGCACTTTGCGGCCGTCGGCCTGCAGGACCACGAAGGGGTTGTCATACCGTTGAACGACGGCGGACCGTGGCACCATCAACCCTTCGGTCGCGACCTCGAAAGTGAGTTCTGTCAACAGCCCCCCCATGGCTTCCCCCCGGTAATCCAGCAACGCGAGCTCGACGGCCCATTTGCGGGTACGCTCGTCAAACTCAGGATTGACCCAATTGATTCTGGCCTGAGCGGGCTGTCCGGCCACGGTGACGCTCAATCGCTCGGGTTCCCGCAGGGCGTCCAACTCCGGACCGGATACGAACAAGGGCACGACCAGCCGGGTAAAATCGGCCACCTGGCCCAAAGGGGTCCCGGCGGCGATGATCTCGCCCGGCTCCACCTGCCGGTGCACCACGATCCATCCCTCGGGCGCCGGAAGCCGGTAACGCCGGCGTCGCTCTTTAAGCTCCTCGAGTTGGACGGATAATGCTTTCAGTTCGACATCGGTGGCTTGCAAGGCCAGGTGTGCCTGGGCGAGTTCCTCGGCGGCCGCATCCCAGTTGGACTGGGTGGCGACATTGTCCGCATGCAACCGGTCGATGCGACGAAACTCCTTTTCCAGGTAAGCGGCCCGCGACGCGTTTCGTTCTCGGGCGACGCGGAGTTTTTCCAGACTCCATTGGGTCTGCTCGATCTGGAAATCGATGAACACCGGGTCCACTTCGAGGAATGGTGCTTTTCCAATCGCCCCGCCCACATCGTAATGAACATGGAGAACCTTGCCGGAAACTTCCGAGGCAAGGATCTGCGTGGTATTGCTGCGGGTATAACCTGTCAGGGTGACGTTATTAAGGGCCGGTTGCACTGTCGCACTGTCCGCTGCGAACGCGGCACCGGCAGC is drawn from Desulfatitalea tepidiphila and contains these coding sequences:
- the dsrK gene encoding sulfate reduction electron transfer complex DsrMKJOP subunit DsrK produces the protein MADETPKAEDFLAQIDHRPPARQWMDVPTEIRKGMYCYAANPKSVEYLGLPNARQWNPIEDDWQLPDNWQQILHEGFKERLERFRSVKVFMDICVRCGACADKCHFFLGTGDPKNMPVLRAELLRSVYRNDFTKMGKLLGRLNGARPMTAEVLKEWWYYLFQCTECRRCSVFCPYGIDTAEITIFGRELLNLLGLNIDWIATPVANCYRTGNHLGIQPHAFKDMLDFFVDDIEEITGIRVEPNFNKKGADILFITPSGDVFADPGTYSCMGYMILFHFLKEKYGLDVTWSTYGSEGGNFGFFTSHETMKRLNAKMYLEAKRLGVKWILGGECGHMWRVIHQYMDTMNGPADFLEEPVNPITGTKFENAKSTKMVHIAEFTADLIKHGKLDLDPKRNDNKIITFHDSCNPARGMGMLDEPRYVIKNVANHFYEMPANTIREQTFCCGSGSGLNAGENMEERMAGGLPRANAVKYVHEKFGVNMLACVCAIDRAALPPLMEYWVPEVEVTGLHELVANALILPGEQERTTDLRGEPLPGMEDADE
- the dsrP gene encoding sulfate reduction electron transfer complex DsrMKJOP subunit DsrP; translated protein: MLELAIRGNKTYWTWIVALLGVIGAGFIFYLWQLQFGLGITGMSRDVSWGFYIANFTYLVGVAAGGVMVVLPYYLHDYKAYGRVTILGEFLAIAALIMCLLFIIVDLGQPMRGFNVLLYPTLNSVLFYDAMVLNGYLLINLIVGWNVLEAERNGVHYQKWLKPIIYLSIPFAVSIHTVTAFLYCGLPGRGFWLTAILAPRFLSSAFAAGPALLVLLCLFIRNTTKFDPGKEQIQSLGKTVAYAICINVFFFLCEVFVAFYSNIPEHMDHIKYLFVGLHGHGALVPWMWSSMALMVIGIILTVNPVTRKNEATLAVACAVIIAGTWIDKGLGMISGGFVPNPLHEVNEYAPTFPEIVITIGVYAIGALVLTVLYKMAVGVKEEVEQG
- a CDS encoding metallophosphoesterase — its product is MASLSRWVIFLAAFFCIYGSLHLYILIKVRRALYLDRWSYILLVVVLLFLMTAPINARMLTQGYPIFSLALTWIGYLWMAYLFLFVCLAIPLDLYHLIVSGLQQFFNVDWTNIMMLRRNNLALVAICAGGVMIYGAYAAYHVRIEQVALSSDKIPDTVDRVRLVQISDLHLGPMLYPGRLHPILAAIRQAQPDILVSTGDLIDGPFRGEQEIAAALRALPARIGKFAVSGNHEHYFGIERSMDFTRAAGFKPLRGERADVGNGIVLVGVDDTLDGHPNSGKENELLSRISPEQFSVLLKHRPLFDGNRIGYFDLQLSGHAHNGQIFPFTLVVRFIYPMSDGLYHIAEKHYLYASRGTGTWGPPIRVLAPPEITIIDLLPAKSGKSVAKPRKTDQ
- the dsrO gene encoding sulfate reduction electron transfer complex DsrMKJOP subunit DsrO — its product is MKSSRRSFMKMAGIAALGLGAQPAIKAIAPAAEGHGTEMQFHKGPKALTAKQWAMVIDTRRLKTAADLEPIIEACHSVHNVPHFTDKHHEIKWIWETHFHNAFPGSANRFTSEEVEHRPYLVLCNHCENPPCVRACPTKATFKREDGIVVMDMHRCIGCRFCMAACPYGSRSFNFRDPQPFIKEVNLKYPRRMKGVVEKCNFCEERLAVGQMPACVEASKGAIVFGDLADPDSEVRHVLRENFTIRRKQNLGTEPCVYYIV
- a CDS encoding RsbRD N-terminal domain-containing protein translates to MELIAQLEKQKDALTQSWFERVINTYPPETAHFLAKQKDPFANPVGQTTYRSLTILVDLLGQGLDREAARDALDPIIRIRAIQSFTASQATGFVFDLKQVIRKKCTVKPTDADQMDHIDHLIDQLALIAFDLFMQCREKIYDLKANETKQRTFKAFAKAGLIKEPEDD
- the dsrJ gene encoding sulfate reduction electron transfer complex DsrMKJOP subunit DsrJ, yielding MSKKWIVIGLIIFLGLFASPFWYNLLVKMGTAAPAPEVVLTEKAKVAKQCVMPTDFMKTEHMQLLDLWRLKVVRGLEREFVNPEGKTFDMSLSNTCLDCHSNKAEFCDRCHNYASVRPYCWDCHIDNPQGEMK
- the dsrM gene encoding sulfate reduction electron transfer complex DsrMKJOP subunit DsrM — translated: MNKFYMSSLLAVFVLALIAWVGSLGLPWLFGIVLPYLAVLVFMVGVARRMMGWARSAVPFAIPTTCGQQKSLDWIKPARIDNPSTKFGVFIRMALEILTFRSLFRNTRMKLTHEGRFSYNLEIFLWVGALAFHYAFLVTVLRHFRFFLEPVPWCLQMLESVDSFFRVEISYDLIQFGLPGIYLSGLVLLAAVTYLFLRRLFISKVKYISLASDYFPLFLIMGIAFTGILMRYFTKVDIANIKELTMGLVTFHPTIPEGISPLFYIHLFFVSVLLAYFPFSKLMHMGGVFLSPTRNMTANTREVRHVNPWNYPVKVHTYEAYENEFREKMVEAGLPVDKMPEPTPEEPTAEEEKE
- a CDS encoding iron-sulfur cluster assembly scaffold protein gives rise to the protein MNETNNDFWQSHSMKFLECAFRADRQETVHRADGHGKKTGECGDTVEFFLMVKDDRLQTISYAVNGCMNTNACANAVIDLAEKRPLDEAWDITPEMVSGYLETLPQNHYHCAELAVGAFYLALADARRSLQHAWKSKYR